Proteins from a genomic interval of Chryseobacterium indologenes:
- the nadC gene encoding carboxylating nicotinate-nucleotide diphosphorylase yields MKRPSYVTDKALKTFINSALEEDIQDGDHSTLSTIPKDLVQSAKLLVKQDCILAGVELAEIIFKTFDKDLKVETFLKDGDAAKVGDIVLTVTGSARSILSTERLLLNCMQRMSGIATLTHEWDSRLVGTKTKLLDTRKTTPNFRICEKWAVAIGGGTNHRYGLYDMIMLKDNHIDYNGSITNAVAMAKDYVKKNKKKLKIEVETRNLEEVKEAIKAKVDRIMLDNMDVKTMREAVQMINGSCESEASGGITRDMLKEIASTGVTYISVGALTHSAENIDLSLKAVK; encoded by the coding sequence ATGAAAAGACCAAGCTACGTAACAGATAAGGCATTAAAGACTTTTATAAATAGTGCTTTGGAAGAAGACATCCAGGATGGAGACCACTCTACCCTTTCTACGATTCCAAAGGATCTTGTACAAAGTGCAAAGCTTTTGGTAAAGCAGGATTGTATTCTGGCCGGTGTTGAATTGGCAGAAATTATTTTCAAAACTTTTGACAAAGATTTAAAAGTTGAAACTTTTCTTAAAGATGGTGATGCAGCAAAAGTAGGAGATATTGTACTAACCGTAACCGGAAGTGCCAGATCCATCCTTTCTACAGAGAGGCTACTTCTGAACTGCATGCAAAGAATGAGTGGTATTGCCACCCTTACGCATGAATGGGATTCGAGATTGGTAGGAACAAAAACCAAATTACTGGATACCAGAAAAACAACTCCTAACTTCAGAATATGCGAAAAATGGGCTGTTGCCATAGGTGGTGGAACAAATCACAGGTATGGTCTTTACGATATGATTATGCTTAAAGACAACCACATTGATTACAACGGAAGCATCACCAATGCTGTCGCTATGGCCAAGGACTATGTTAAAAAGAATAAGAAAAAGTTAAAAATAGAGGTTGAAACCAGAAACCTTGAGGAGGTAAAGGAAGCCATCAAAGCAAAAGTTGACAGAATCATGCTTGATAATATGGATGTGAAAACAATGAGAGAAGCTGTACAAATGATCAATGGTTCTTGTGAGTCTGAAGCCTCAGGCGGAATTACCCGTGACATGTTGAAAGAGATTGCTTCTACAGGTGTTACATACATCTCTGTAGGCGCCCTTACACACTCGGCAGAAAATATAGATCTGAGTCTCAAAGCAGTGAAATAG
- the nadB gene encoding L-aspartate oxidase, translated as MIKADVLVIGSGISGLSYAIKVSEQFPDAKIIIVTKSDEDESNTKYAQGGLAVVTDFQKDNFEKHIEDTMRAGDGENKRDVVEMVVKEAPARFNEIVEWGAQFDMKNGKFALGREGGHTENRIVHHKDITGFEIERALLETANNSPNIEILDHHYVIDIITQHHVPGKELNEGDIHCYGAYILDEKSKTIKKITSKITLAATGGAGHVYKNTTNPTIATGDGIAFVARAKGKVSNMQYYQFHPTALYNKIDGMLFLISEAVRGDGAKLRTKRGEKFMQKYDEREELASRDIVARAIDNEMKISGDEYVGLDCREMNREKFLEHFPNIYKKCKDEGIDPFTQLIPVVPACHYLMGGIEVDRDGQSSIRNLFAVGECTNSGLHGANRLASNSLLEGLVFGHNAAMKTVDLLKENNFNFDDLKAVPEWNEEGMKIMDEMVIVSYLRKQLQEMMSDLVGIVRSNRRLSMALQKHQEIAAAVDEIYHYSILSPQLSELRNLTTVAHLIITQSMEMKENKGAFYNKDLV; from the coding sequence ATGATAAAAGCGGATGTATTAGTAATCGGTTCCGGAATTTCCGGACTTTCCTATGCCATTAAAGTTTCTGAACAGTTCCCTGATGCCAAAATCATCATTGTGACAAAATCTGATGAAGATGAAAGCAACACCAAATATGCACAGGGTGGGCTGGCCGTCGTAACAGACTTTCAAAAAGATAATTTTGAGAAACATATTGAAGATACCATGCGTGCCGGTGATGGCGAAAATAAACGCGATGTTGTGGAAATGGTCGTGAAAGAAGCACCTGCAAGATTCAATGAAATTGTAGAATGGGGTGCTCAGTTTGATATGAAAAACGGCAAATTTGCCCTGGGAAGAGAAGGCGGACACACCGAGAACAGAATTGTACATCATAAAGATATTACAGGTTTCGAAATCGAAAGAGCTTTACTGGAAACAGCCAATAACAGCCCGAATATCGAAATCCTGGATCATCATTACGTCATTGATATCATTACTCAGCACCATGTTCCGGGAAAAGAACTTAACGAAGGAGACATCCATTGCTATGGTGCTTATATTCTGGACGAGAAGTCTAAAACAATCAAAAAAATAACTTCCAAGATTACATTAGCCGCTACAGGAGGGGCTGGCCATGTGTATAAAAACACAACTAATCCTACAATTGCAACAGGAGACGGAATTGCCTTCGTAGCCCGTGCCAAAGGAAAGGTTTCCAATATGCAGTACTATCAGTTCCATCCTACTGCTTTATACAATAAGATTGACGGGATGTTGTTTCTTATTTCCGAAGCCGTAAGAGGTGACGGTGCTAAATTAAGGACAAAAAGAGGCGAAAAATTCATGCAGAAATATGATGAGCGTGAAGAATTAGCTTCCCGGGATATCGTAGCAAGAGCCATTGACAATGAAATGAAAATTTCGGGAGATGAGTATGTCGGTCTTGATTGCCGTGAGATGAATCGGGAAAAATTCCTGGAGCATTTCCCCAATATTTACAAAAAATGCAAAGATGAAGGCATTGATCCTTTCACGCAACTCATCCCTGTAGTTCCTGCCTGTCATTATCTTATGGGTGGTATCGAAGTAGACCGGGACGGGCAATCTTCTATCAGAAACCTTTTTGCTGTGGGAGAATGTACCAATTCCGGATTACATGGAGCCAACAGGCTTGCTTCCAATTCTCTGCTTGAAGGATTGGTATTCGGGCATAATGCTGCCATGAAAACCGTTGATTTATTAAAAGAAAATAATTTTAATTTCGATGATCTGAAGGCAGTTCCGGAGTGGAATGAGGAAGGCATGAAAATCATGGATGAAATGGTTATTGTCAGCTATCTCAGAAAACAGCTTCAGGAAATGATGAGTGATCTGGTGGGTATTGTCAGAAGCAACAGACGTCTGAGTATGGCCCTGCAAAAACATCAGGAAATTGCCGCAGCCGTGGATGAAATTTACCACTACTCTATCTTATCGCCTCAATTATCAGAATTAAGAAACCTAACGACCGTTGCCCATCTTATCATCACCCAATCGATGGAAATGAAAGAAAATAAAGGAGCATTTTACAATAAAGATTTAGTTTAA
- a CDS encoding cation transporter: MKNTSKNTHKDKIGFQKLIAIFGVILFVGKIIAWKLTNSDAVFSDAMESIVNVISAFMGLYSLHLAAKPKDEDHPYGHGKVEFVTSGIEGALIAIAGLMIIYEGIHSLIVGKTLSKIDLGIWIITATAVINYLLGYISIKKGERENSLVLISSGKHLQSDTITTLGVVGSLIIVYFTKIYWLDSVVALVFGLYIIFVGYKIVRKSLSGIMDEQDPEILHQVIRILEENRRTEWIDVHNMKIQQFGSSLHIDAHITLPWYYSLRDAHNEMEKVILLLAKNIKRTIEFNFHMDDCKPVSCTVCQIKECPVRERDFIKRVEWTAENVTSVEKHCAE; encoded by the coding sequence ATGAAAAATACTTCAAAGAATACCCACAAAGATAAAATAGGATTCCAAAAGCTTATTGCCATATTTGGAGTGATCCTTTTTGTCGGAAAGATTATTGCCTGGAAACTGACGAACTCTGATGCCGTATTCTCAGATGCGATGGAAAGTATCGTAAACGTCATCAGTGCTTTTATGGGACTTTACTCTCTTCATCTGGCAGCAAAACCTAAGGACGAGGACCACCCTTATGGCCACGGAAAAGTTGAATTTGTTACCTCCGGTATTGAAGGAGCCCTGATCGCTATTGCAGGTCTTATGATCATTTATGAGGGTATTCACAGTCTGATTGTCGGAAAAACGTTAAGCAAAATTGATCTTGGGATCTGGATCATCACCGCCACCGCTGTTATCAATTATCTTCTGGGATATATTTCCATTAAAAAAGGAGAACGGGAAAACTCATTAGTTCTTATTTCATCCGGAAAACACCTTCAGTCGGATACCATTACCACCCTTGGTGTGGTGGGCAGTTTAATTATAGTGTATTTTACCAAGATTTATTGGCTGGATTCTGTTGTAGCCTTAGTATTTGGGCTTTATATCATATTTGTAGGATACAAAATCGTCCGGAAATCTCTAAGTGGCATTATGGATGAGCAGGATCCTGAAATCTTACATCAGGTGATCAGGATTCTTGAAGAAAACAGAAGAACCGAATGGATCGACGTACACAATATGAAAATCCAGCAATTCGGGTCTTCACTTCATATTGATGCCCATATCACCTTACCATGGTACTACAGCCTTAGGGATGCCCATAATGAAATGGAAAAGGTCATACTTCTTCTCGCCAAAAATATAAAACGTACAATAGAATTCAATTTTCATATGGATGACTGCAAACCCGTTTCATGTACCGTTTGCCAGATCAAGGAATGCCCTGTCCGCGAAAGGGATTTTATCAAACGTGTAGAATGGACAGCCGAGAATGTAACAAGTGTAGAAAAACACTGCGCAGAATAA
- a CDS encoding aspartate-semialdehyde dehydrogenase yields the protein MKVAVVGSTGMVGQVMLKVLEERNFPVTELIPVASERSVGKKVKYKQKEFTIVSMKDAIAAKPDIAIFSAGGSTSLEYAPLFAEAGVTVIDNSSAWRMDPDKKLVVPEINADVLTKEDKIIANPNCSTIQLVMVLGPLNKKYDLKRVIVSTYQSVTGTGKAAVDQLNGEISGDDATAKVYPYQIFKNALPHCDVFADDDYTKEEIKLMKEPKKILGDDTFNLTATAVRVPVQGGHSESVNIEFENEFELDEVRKILSETPGVVVMDDVKNNHYPMPLYSEGKDEVFVGRIRRDLSQPKTLNLWIVADNLRKGAATNAVQIAEYLVANNLV from the coding sequence ATGAAAGTAGCTGTAGTAGGTTCAACAGGAATGGTTGGACAAGTCATGCTTAAAGTTTTGGAGGAGAGAAACTTCCCTGTAACAGAATTAATCCCGGTAGCATCCGAAAGATCTGTAGGTAAAAAGGTGAAGTATAAACAGAAGGAATTTACGATTGTAAGCATGAAGGACGCTATAGCTGCCAAACCGGATATTGCTATCTTTTCTGCCGGAGGTTCTACTTCTCTTGAATATGCTCCTTTATTTGCAGAAGCCGGAGTAACGGTAATCGATAATTCTTCCGCATGGAGAATGGATCCTGATAAAAAACTTGTGGTTCCCGAGATTAATGCTGATGTGTTAACGAAAGAAGATAAGATCATTGCAAATCCGAATTGTTCTACCATTCAGCTGGTAATGGTTTTAGGACCTCTGAACAAAAAATATGATTTAAAAAGAGTAATCGTATCTACCTATCAATCTGTAACAGGAACGGGTAAAGCTGCCGTAGACCAGTTAAATGGTGAAATCAGCGGAGACGATGCTACTGCAAAAGTATATCCATATCAGATATTCAAAAATGCATTGCCACACTGTGATGTATTTGCTGATGATGATTACACAAAAGAAGAAATCAAGTTGATGAAAGAACCTAAGAAAATTTTAGGTGATGATACATTCAATTTAACGGCAACAGCAGTAAGAGTACCTGTTCAGGGTGGTCACTCTGAAAGTGTAAATATCGAATTTGAAAATGAATTTGAGTTGGATGAAGTAAGAAAAATCTTATCCGAAACTCCCGGAGTAGTTGTAATGGATGACGTGAAAAATAATCATTATCCAATGCCTTTATATTCGGAAGGAAAAGACGAAGTTTTCGTAGGAAGGATAAGACGGGATCTGTCACAGCCCAAGACGCTTAATCTCTGGATTGTAGCAGATAATCTGAGGAAAGGAGCAGCAACGAACGCTGTACAAATCGCAGAATACCTTGTAGCAAACAACTTAGTATAA
- a CDS encoding NAD(P)H-dependent oxidoreductase encodes MNYLEALSRRYSVKKFNHQIIPQETLHNILESGKLSASSLGLQPYKIIVVESEEMKQKLIPAFYNPSQISTCSHLVVIISKKTIEEHYIRGYFNHISEVRETPLEQLDPFKNSIRQHISQKTQDEIFNWAEKQSYIVLANLMYAAAIENIDSCPMEGFRQDLIEEILNINPETEKVTVTLALGYRSEEDYFQYMKKVRKPNEKLFKFI; translated from the coding sequence ATGAATTATTTGGAGGCTTTAAGCAGAAGATATTCTGTAAAAAAATTTAATCATCAAATCATTCCTCAGGAGACATTACACAATATTCTTGAGTCAGGAAAACTGTCTGCAAGTTCGCTGGGACTTCAACCTTATAAAATCATTGTTGTGGAGAGTGAGGAAATGAAACAGAAATTAATTCCTGCTTTTTATAATCCATCTCAGATTTCCACCTGTTCTCATCTCGTTGTTATTATATCCAAAAAAACAATTGAAGAACATTATATCCGTGGATATTTCAATCACATTTCTGAAGTCAGAGAAACACCTTTAGAACAACTTGATCCTTTTAAAAATAGCATCAGGCAACATATCAGTCAAAAAACACAGGATGAAATCTTTAACTGGGCAGAAAAACAGTCTTATATTGTACTGGCCAATCTCATGTATGCTGCCGCTATTGAAAATATAGACTCCTGTCCGATGGAAGGCTTCCGACAAGACCTGATCGAAGAGATTCTGAATATCAATCCTGAAACGGAAAAAGTAACCGTTACCCTCGCTTTGGGCTACCGCTCCGAAGAAGATTACTTCCAGTACATGAAAAAAGTGAGAAAACCAAACGAAAAATTGTTTAAATTTATTTAA